The Podarcis muralis chromosome 10, rPodMur119.hap1.1, whole genome shotgun sequence genome includes a region encoding these proteins:
- the NINJ2 gene encoding ninjurin-2: protein MGSEGEMINLHPSIPGSRLENIININHYATKKSVAESMLDVALFMANAAQLKAVLEQGTSFQYYAVLTALITISLFFQTVIGILLIIIARMNLNDVTKQQRLNLLNNIATILVFIIVIINIFITAFGVQKTGLYPSIYGGRRIY from the exons cCATCCATTCCTGGTTCCAGGTTGGAAAACATCATCAACATCAATCATTACGCCACCAAGAAAAGCGTGGCTGAGAGCATGCTGGATGTGGCGCTCTTCATGGCCAACGCTGCGCAACTGAAGGCAGTGCTGGAACAGGGGACGTCCTTCCAATATTATGCTGTCCTGACTGCTCTCATCACCATTTCTCTCTTCTTCCAAACTGTCATTGGGATTCTCCTGATCATTATAG CTCGGATGAACCTGAACGATGTGACGAAGCAGCAGCGCCTGAATTTGCTCAACAACATCGCCACAATCCTAGTCTTCATCATAGTCATCATCAACATCTTCATTACTGCTTTCGGTGTGCAGAAGACGGGTCTCTATCCTAGCATTTATGGTGGTCGGAGAATCTACTAA